AGCAAGGGAAATGCTTTTTTCGTAAATCATGCAGTTTCGGAAATTTCCAAATTGACGATGCGGTGTGTCGAAAGTGGCGTATTTCTGACGACATAGGTTGCCGGGCTCTGCCGGTAAACAACTGAGGACTTGCAACATGAAATTCCTGATGACACTCTACGCCGACGAAGCCAAAGGAGCGGCCATTCCAGCTGGCGAAATGGCGAAGTACATGGATCAGATGTACGCTTACCGAGACGCCTTGATCAAGGCCGGCGTCTTCGTCCAGACCAATGGCCTCGCGCCTAGCACCACGGCTTGCACCGTGTCGACGGAAGGCGGGCAGATCCGCGTCCATGACGGACCCTATGCGGATACCCGGGAGCAGGCCGGCGGCTACTTCATCATCAACGTCAAAGACCCTGACGACGCCAGGCTTTGGGCGACCAGATGCCCGGCGGCGACATGGGGGAGCGTCGAATTGAGACAGATCATGGAGCTGCCGTCGCCATGACGCCGTCGCCGCAAAACAGCGCGGCCCAGCGCGCAGCCGAGCGGGCTGCGCGCGAGAGCTATGGACGGCTGATTGCCTATCTTTCTTCGCGCACCGGTGATGTCGCCGCCGCCGAGGATTCCCTGGCGGAAGCCTTTGTGGCCGCCCTGCGGCAGTGGCCGGTGGACGGTGTCCCCGAGCGGCCGGAGGCCTGGTTGCATGCGGTGGCCAAACGCCGGCAAGTCGATGGGATCCGTCGGCTGGTTGACGGCGACCGCTTCGCAGCGGAGATTCGCATCTTGTCGGACCAGATACTGCCTGAGATTGACGAGATGCCCGATAGACGGACTGCGCTGCTCTTTGCCTGCGCGCATGACGGCATCGAGCCAAGCATTCGAGCCCCGCTCATGCTGCAGACCGTGTTGGGCTTTTCCGCTGCCGAAATCGCTGCGGCCTTCCTGCTCCCGCCGAGCACCCTGAGTCAACGATTGGTACGTGCGAAGGCAAGGATAAAGAAGGATGGCGTCGAATTTCAGATCCCGGATCGCAGCGAGCTGCCCGAGCGGATGCAAGCGGTGCTCGATGCCGTATACACTGCCTACACCAAGGGTTGGTCAGACGCCGACAATGCCGCCGGAGTTGATTTGGCGGAAGAGGCCTTATGGCTAGGCGCCGTAGTCGTCGGCTTGCTGCCTGAAGAGCCGGAGGCAAAAGGCGTGCTTGCGCTGATGCTGTATGCCGAGGCGCGCCGCGCGGCCAGAACCAACGGCCGCGGCGACTTCGTACCGCTCAGCGAGCAGGATGTCAGCCAATGGGATGCCCAAATGATCCATGCTGCCACCAAGCTGCTTATTGCGGCCAACCAGGATCCAAGAAGCGGCAGGTTTCAGATTGAGGCTGCGATCCAGTCGGCGCAGATAGCGCGCCGTCTCGGCGGCGCGGCAACCTTGGATGAGATTGTCCAGCTGTATGACTTGCTGGCGCTAGTTTCACCGTCGCCAGTGGTGAGGCTCAATCGCGCAATGACGATCGCGCAGCGAGATGGTCCGGCGACTGCATTGTCGCTTCTTGACGAGGTGGGGCAGGACGAACGGATGCTTACCTATCAACCCTATTGGGCTTCCAGAGCATCGGTGTGCGCTTCCCTTGGCATGCGTGAACTTGCCAAGGCGGCCTTCCGCCAGGCCATCGGCCTCTCGTCGCACCCGGCTGTGAGGGTCTACCTGCAGCGCCGGCTGGACGCGATCGATATTTCGTAATTCCTTCTCCTTAGAGCACGGGGCCTTGCTAGTCGCGGTCCGGAGCGCCAAGCGGAAAGAAATGGCGATAGGGACGTGCTTCATCGATCGTCCGTGCAACCGACGGCCGTGCATTCAGGCGATTCCGATAGGCGCGCACGTTAGGAAAAGCATCGCCGATGGGGTGAACCCAGTCCGCGTAGAACAAGGCCGGAGCCGCGGAACAGTCGGCAAGGGTGAAACCATCACCGGCCGCCCATTCGTGCTTCTCCATCCGGCGCTCTAGCCAGGCATACGCCGTGTCGAGGTTCGCGCGAGCACGCGCCACCGCATCGGCGTCGCTTTTCTCCCTGCGTAGCGCGTCGGCGACGATCGCCTGCATCGGAGTGTGAACATAGTTGTCGAAAAAGCGATCGGCAAACCGCACATCGAGCGCAGCCGCCGCATCAAGCGGGAGCAGCCGCGCCGGACCCGGATGATGAAGATCCAGGTATTCGACGATGATCGTGGATTCGATTACCGGCTTCTCCCCATCAAGCAGGACAGGAAACTTCTTGAAAGGCCATAGCCGTCCCAGTTCAGCCGCCGAGGCTGCATCGCCAAGGTCGACCACATGGAAGGTGAAGGGCGTGTCGTTCTCGTAAAGCGCAATCAACACCTTCCAGCAGTAGGAGGCGAACGGGTGGGCATAGAGGGCCAGCGTCATTTCAGAATGCTCCGAATTGGAAGTGTGGGAAAAATGAATTAATGCAATTTACCAGTTGCGAAATGATACGGGCCATGCACATCATTATCGCGCCAAGTTGTCGATCGATGACGTTGCCAACTGAATTTCGTGATTACCCGGAGCCAGCGACTTAGCTGGCCAAGGATCGGCCCACGCCGGAATACGTGTCAACACGTCGATCCAGCGAACGATATTGGGAAACGCCTCCAGCGGCATTTCCGATTCCCGCCAGTAGGTCGCCATCGAGGCGAGCTGGAAGTCTGCGATGGTAAGCCTTTCACACGCCACAAAGGTACGGTCCGCCAGGTGGCCGTCCAAGACTTTTGCGAATTTCACAAAATCCGCTACGCTGGTTTTCAGCGACGCGCTGTCCGGCGCTCCGAGCCCGAATGTCGCCTTGACGATATGTTCGAAATAAAACGGCGAGACGGCGGGCGACCAGTGGCAATCGTTCCAGGACAGCCAGCGCAGCACCTGGACTTGCTCAGCCGGATTATGCGCAGGCCACATGTCCGACCCGGTCTTGATGCAAAGATGGGCCATGATGGCCGAAGACTCCCACAGCACAAAATCGCCATCGACCAGGGTGGGCGCCTTCATGTTGGGATTAAGCGCTGCATATGCAGCTGTCTTGAGCCCGCCGGCCTTCACGTCGATTTCAATAAACTCCGCCTTGACGCCGAGATGCTTGGCCAGCGCCAGTACGCGCTGCGGCGCCTGTGCTTTGATCCAGTATATTTTCATGTCGATTTCTCAGTTTGAAGATTGGCAAACGCCGCGGCAATCCGCAAGGGAGCAGTGGGGCGCGCGTACATTCTGTCCAGATAAGCGCGCAGTTGAGGGTGTTGGTCGATCAAGTGATACTCATTGGCCCAATCCATCAGGTACGCAGTCACGCAATCGGCTACGGTGATGGTGTCGCCGACAATGAACTGCCGTCCTTCCATGTGCTTATCTAATATGGTCGCCATGGCAACAAATTCCTGGCTGGCGCGAGGGATTTCTTCGGGTAAGCGCTTGTCTTCCGGGTACAACCAGGTGTGGCGCGTGATGCGCCACAACGGCTGCTCAAGTTCAGTCATGGCAAACATCACCCAGCGATACGCTTGAGCTAACTGCTTGCGGTCGGCGGGAAGCAGCCCTTTATCAGGATATTTCTCAGCCAGGTAGATGACAATCGCTGCCGATTCGGTGAGCACCATATCGCCATCGACCAGCACCGGCACCTTGCCGGCGGGGTTGAGGCGGAGAAATTCCGGGCGGTGCTGTTCGCCGGCCAAGAGGTTGACTGGTATGAACTCGAATTCGGCATTGAGTTCGTTTAATGCCCACAGCGCGCGAAGTGAGCGGGTGGCGGCAAATCCGTAGAGTTTCATCATGATATTTCCTTTCGGAATTAAGTTAATTGTTGATAACTAGACGAATGGAGAATCGCAAATCAAAACGGCTCGGGTTATTTTTACGGCAGCCGGAGGCGCACCGGTCCACAGTACCTAGTCGAATGGTGAAACGCCGAATCGACACCGTCGCTAATTATTTCTTTCAACAGGATTACCCATGGATGCCTGGAGTGCGTGGAGTAACGCCCCTTGGGCGTCGGGTGCTCTCGGTGAACTAGCACGCCCGCACCAACTAGGGCTGTCCTTTTACCTTGCGTCAAAGTTTGCCGATCTTGCCGGCTACCCACGACAACTCTGCGTCGGCGGCGACATAGCGGACGTGGTAGTAGTCGCGGATGAAGCTGATTAGGCCGTCGCGCCACTCGAGCCACATCATGTAGCTGGGTTTTGGATCGCTGCGGTCTTCGAAGACCGCGATTACATCCCGGCCCTCGAGCCAGGCTGGGGCGAGCCACACGCCGCTGCTCTTGGCGTAGTTTGTGAAGAACAAACCAACGTCCGCCGCTCCGACGCGAAGCGGGTACGCGGACTGCTTAAGTTTCACGTCATCCGCGAGGAGCGCCCGCAAACCGTCCCAGTCCCGCTGGTTGAAGAGCGCAACATAACGCGCCGTTTCAGCGGACACCGACCGCGCGTCTGGAAGCGGGCTGGCTTGCGCGTTGATCTCCCGAAGATGCGCGCGCCCCCGCGCCAGATGGCCCTTCACGGCGTCGACCGTGAGGTCGAGGAGGGCGGCGATCTCTATCAGCGACTCGTCGAGTACATCTTTCAGGATGACGACGCTCCTCTGCAGGATGGGTAGTTCCGCAAAGCGCGACACTGCGGTTTTGACAGCTTCTTGGCGCATCAGCATCTCCAATGGATCAGGGTTGGTCGAGTCGGCGATGTCTGAGGCGGCATCGATCGGTTCGGCCGTGCGCACAGTCCGGCCGCGTAGCAGATCGAGGGCGCGGTTGTGGGCGATCCGGAACAGCCAGGGTCGAAGCGGTGGCGTCTCGTCCAACTCTTGCAGCGCCACCAAAGCCCGGATCAGTGTGTCTTGCACGACGTCCTCGCCGTCGATGACCGATCCCATCAGACGAGCGCAATAGCGGTGCAACTCTGGTCGCAGTTCGCCGACCAGGGTGAAGAGTTCCGCCCGGGTGTCGGAGTTCGGCGAAGATCGTCCTGTGTTCAAGCTACTGCTCCCTCGAGCATGGTGATTCCCGTATCGCCTTTGAGCCCGAAGGCGAAGCCTTCGGCATATTTCGGGTCGTCCAGCACCGAAACAACTTTCTCACCGAACTCCCGGGGTGGCATCGGCGCGCCGAAGCGGGCCACGAACTCTTCCGGCTTGATGTCCATGGCGCCTGCGTAGGCTTCGGCGCCGGTGTCGCCGACCCCGGTGCCGCGGACCATTTGCTGCGGCACGATCGCCTGGAAGCGAATCCCGAGATCCTTTTGCTCCGAGATGCCGTTGGCGTATTTGGCCATGAACCACAGCATGCGCTTGGCGCCGCCGTAGCCACCCGACATCGGCGATCCGTCCACGGCCGCGCCGCTCGATATCACCATGACACGGCTTCCGGATTTGAGCGGCAGCTTGAGCGCCGCCTGCAGCCAATAGAGCCCGGCCTTGACGTCATGTTCCCATGGGACCGTGAAATCCGCCCAGCTCATCTGGTCCAACCGCCCCATCCGCGGCTTCGCGCCTGCGTTCAGCACCAGGATGTCCGGGCTGACCTCGGTAAGGATGCGGTGGGCGGCGGTCTCGTCTGTCACGTCGGCGCAAATCGTGGCGACGCCCAGCCGGGCGCGGACGGACTCGAGGGCATCGGCGCTGCGGGCAATGATCGTCACTCTGGCGCCGTGCGCGACCAGGGCCTCGACCAGTCCCAAGCCAAGACCACGGCTGCCGCCGGTGACGACGACATTCTTATCTTTGAGGCTCATCAGCTCTACTCCATTGTCTAGGTATAGCTAAGACGATCGAGATTCGGAAAAGGAGTCAATTAACGCCGCCGGGCTGTGAATATCCCAGACCGAGACCTATCGATGGAACAGCATTGCAATCCGGGCAGCTAAAAGCATCACCAGAAATTTGAAGGGATAACTCGAGTAACTGGGCAGGTCGCTCGGAACGTCGCCGTTCTCGGGCTTGAATTTTGTGCAAATACGCATCTGCAAAGGAGGGAGGTCTCCTTTACACCTTGATCGGTACACATCAACCCAATGTTTCCCGTCATCGAAGCCGAGGAGCATTGCTGAATTGCAACAGGTAGCGATGACGCGGTTTGTGGCCGATTTCTCTCTGATTTTAAGACTCTTCAACAGCAGGGCTCCCCTTGAACACGTAACGCGATCCTTTCGGTAGACGATGTAGGCGCTCCCGCCATCGAGATCTTGAACGGGGCTTGCATTCGGTAACGCTTCAATTTGACGGGAACCTTCCTGGCAATCGTCGCAGTAGCAGACAACGCTTGAAATTGGAGCGCCAATCGCTTCGAGTTCGACCCGTCCGCATAAACACGAAACTATCATGTTGTTTTTCGGTGGTGTCGACATCAGCTACTCCTGATCGCATGGTGCCCACCATCAAATGTCGAGGCAAACCCGCCATGGACTCCGCGGTGGTAGTGGCGAGGCACATTACTCGAATACCTACGCTGGTCAGCGCCATGGAATGGCTGGGACTCGGTTTCGAGGATGGTCAAATGATCAACCTCGATCATAGCGCTAGTACGAAAGCCTGACCCGCTGACCTTTTGGCATTGATGGCAATGGCAGCGGGCCCTGATGATCGGGGCGATTCCCATACGGAAGCGAATTTCCCCACATTTGCGGCCCCCGGTGAGCGGGGTGAAGAGGGTGTAGGTGGTCATGGTTCATGAGTTCCTAGTTAAGGTAAACATAGTCGCCTCGCAGTGCGCCATTTCGACAGCCGGCCAGAAAAAATTAACAATCCACCGAAAAATTGAAAGTTATGTCGAATTCCGATGGCGCCGGACGACTATTGATTTTCACACCACAACGAAAAAGGAGTCCCGTCATGCGCTATGCCTGCTTAGTCTATTTCGATCCTCACAAGGTCTTTAACCAAAGCGCCGAGGCCGAGGCGGCGCTGCGTGATTCCGGCGCCTATAACAACGAGTTGAAGGCCAGCGGCCACATGGTGACGGATCTAGCCCTTCAGTTGCCCGACCAGGCGATGACCGTGCAGGTCCGCGGCGGGAGGATGTCGGCGACGGACGGCCCATTCATGGAAACCAAGGAAGTGCTGGGCGGCTTCATCGTGATCGAAGCACGCGACCTCAACGAGGCTGTGCGGATTGCGGCGGGAATTCCTCTGGCCAGGCTGGGCTCGATAGAGGTCCGACCTGTTGTGGACTATAGCAAGCCTCGTCCGAATCTATGAACCAGCGACGGAGCGTTTCCTCCAATCCATCGATGCTGTCCTCCTCGCCGGCCCAGGCAACGCAGGCATCGGGACGGATCAGCATCGAAGGCCCTGTAGCGACGGCCACGCAACATATCTTCTGCGTGGCGGCTGCAACGAGCCTGGAAGCCTTCCCCTCGGTTGAGGCGTCGAGAAGAACGCCCGTGCCATCCTGCATGAGATCGTAGAGCGAGACGCCGGCATCGCCGTGGCCGATCGGCTGGTCGCCGATTAGCCGTCCGACCGCGTCCAGCTTCGAGCCGAGATCGTAACGGGTGGCAAGGCCGCTCATCATCTCTCCGATGAAGCGGTTGACGTCATCGAATTGCATGAGGTTCGCCACGATGTCCCGCATCGCACCCGATTGCGGATCGGGCCGCAGGATGGCGATCTGGGCAAGGGTGTTGGCCAGCACGGCCTTGGCGACTGGCCGCCGCTCAGCCGTGTAGGTGTCGAGCAGACTCTCCGGCATCTCGCCGCGGATGACCGAGGCGAGCTTCCAACCGAGGTTTGCAGCGTCCGCAAGCCCGAGGTTCAGGCCCTGGCCGCCAAATGGCGAGTGAACATGCGCCGCATCACCGGCAAGCAGCACTCTGCCTAGCCGGTAGCTATCGACAAGCCGCGTGTTGTCCGCCCACCGGCTTCCGCTTTCGAGCGCTTTCACACGGACGTCCGCACCGCTGATGCGGCGCAGGACCGCTTCGATCTCCTCGCGTGTGACCGGCGCCTGCCGATCCACCGGTGGACCGATGAAGTCCAGCATGAACAATCGACCGGGAACGGGGCCGTAGGCGAACACCCCGCCCGATGTGCGATTCCAGCCAATAGGCAACAGCCGGTCGGGATGATCGATCTCCGCGACAACCTGGTAGAACGTCGACGTCGGCGCCGTGCCGGGGAAGTCAAAGCCGGCCATCTTGCGGATGAAGCTGCGCCCGCCATCGCAAGCTACCAGGTAGGAGCAGGAGATACGGCCTTTGTCCGTCGAAGACACCCACTCCAGGTCGACGCCGTCCGCCTGCTGGACGAAGCTGGTGACGCCGCACCCGCGGCGCACCTCAATCCCAAGGACGCGCGCGCGATCGGCCAGCATGACTTCAAGCTCATGCTGACGCACCAGGCGAGGACGCCGTTGCGGCTCTTTCTGCGCGTCCTTTCGGATTAGAGACAGTCCACCGAAATGGCCACTGTACTTCGACGCCCGACCACGCAGCTCTGCTCCGGTCTGCTTTGCGAACTCATCCATCGCCGCGAAAGTGTTCGCCTCTGCGGCGGCAATGGCCGCGGCCATCCCGCGACGCGTCAACGCTTCGCAGCCAAGCGGTCCGACCGACATTGCCTTCATGGTCATGTTCACGCCGGCCAGACGCTCTAGCACGAGGACGTCCGCGCCGCCCAACGCCAGCTCGATGGCCGTCAGGAGTCCGACCGGTCCGGCTCCAACCACCACAACATCAAATTGTTTTTCCATATATCTGATCCTTTACATATACCGAG
The sequence above is a segment of the Collimonas sp. PA-H2 genome. Coding sequences within it:
- a CDS encoding GFA family protein; the encoded protein is MSTPPKNNMIVSCLCGRVELEAIGAPISSVVCYCDDCQEGSRQIEALPNASPVQDLDGGSAYIVYRKDRVTCSRGALLLKSLKIREKSATNRVIATCCNSAMLLGFDDGKHWVDVYRSRCKGDLPPLQMRICTKFKPENGDVPSDLPSYSSYPFKFLVMLLAARIAMLFHR
- a CDS encoding sigma-70 family RNA polymerase sigma factor, which gives rise to MNTGRSSPNSDTRAELFTLVGELRPELHRYCARLMGSVIDGEDVVQDTLIRALVALQELDETPPLRPWLFRIAHNRALDLLRGRTVRTAEPIDAASDIADSTNPDPLEMLMRQEAVKTAVSRFAELPILQRSVVILKDVLDESLIEIAALLDLTVDAVKGHLARGRAHLREINAQASPLPDARSVSAETARYVALFNQRDWDGLRALLADDVKLKQSAYPLRVGAADVGLFFTNYAKSSGVWLAPAWLEGRDVIAVFEDRSDPKPSYMMWLEWRDGLISFIRDYYHVRYVAADAELSWVAGKIGKL
- a CDS encoding glutathione S-transferase family protein; translated protein: MKIYWIKAQAPQRVLALAKHLGVKAEFIEIDVKAGGLKTAAYAALNPNMKAPTLVDGDFVLWESSAIMAHLCIKTGSDMWPAHNPAEQVQVLRWLSWNDCHWSPAVSPFYFEHIVKATFGLGAPDSASLKTSVADFVKFAKVLDGHLADRTFVACERLTIADFQLASMATYWRESEMPLEAFPNIVRWIDVLTRIPAWADPWPAKSLAPGNHEIQLATSSIDNLAR
- a CDS encoding YciI family protein: MTLYADEAKGAAIPAGEMAKYMDQMYAYRDALIKAGVFVQTNGLAPSTTACTVSTEGGQIRVHDGPYADTREQAGGYFIINVKDPDDARLWATRCPAATWGSVELRQIMELPSP
- a CDS encoding glutathione S-transferase family protein — its product is MTLALYAHPFASYCWKVLIALYENDTPFTFHVVDLGDAASAAELGRLWPFKKFPVLLDGEKPVIESTIIVEYLDLHHPGPARLLPLDAAAALDVRFADRFFDNYVHTPMQAIVADALRREKSDADAVARARANLDTAYAWLERRMEKHEWAAGDGFTLADCSAAPALFYADWVHPIGDAFPNVRAYRNRLNARPSVARTIDEARPYRHFFPLGAPDRD
- a CDS encoding RNA polymerase sigma factor, with protein sequence MTPSPQNSAAQRAAERAARESYGRLIAYLSSRTGDVAAAEDSLAEAFVAALRQWPVDGVPERPEAWLHAVAKRRQVDGIRRLVDGDRFAAEIRILSDQILPEIDEMPDRRTALLFACAHDGIEPSIRAPLMLQTVLGFSAAEIAAAFLLPPSTLSQRLVRAKARIKKDGVEFQIPDRSELPERMQAVLDAVYTAYTKGWSDADNAAGVDLAEEALWLGAVVVGLLPEEPEAKGVLALMLYAEARRAARTNGRGDFVPLSEQDVSQWDAQMIHAATKLLIAANQDPRSGRFQIEAAIQSAQIARRLGGAATLDEIVQLYDLLALVSPSPVVRLNRAMTIAQRDGPATALSLLDEVGQDERMLTYQPYWASRASVCASLGMRELAKAAFRQAIGLSSHPAVRVYLQRRLDAIDIS
- a CDS encoding FAD-dependent monooxygenase, yielding MEKQFDVVVVGAGPVGLLTAIELALGGADVLVLERLAGVNMTMKAMSVGPLGCEALTRRGMAAAIAAAEANTFAAMDEFAKQTGAELRGRASKYSGHFGGLSLIRKDAQKEPQRRPRLVRQHELEVMLADRARVLGIEVRRGCGVTSFVQQADGVDLEWVSSTDKGRISCSYLVACDGGRSFIRKMAGFDFPGTAPTSTFYQVVAEIDHPDRLLPIGWNRTSGGVFAYGPVPGRLFMLDFIGPPVDRQAPVTREEIEAVLRRISGADVRVKALESGSRWADNTRLVDSYRLGRVLLAGDAAHVHSPFGGQGLNLGLADAANLGWKLASVIRGEMPESLLDTYTAERRPVAKAVLANTLAQIAILRPDPQSGAMRDIVANLMQFDDVNRFIGEMMSGLATRYDLGSKLDAVGRLIGDQPIGHGDAGVSLYDLMQDGTGVLLDASTEGKASRLVAAATQKICCVAVATGPSMLIRPDACVAWAGEEDSIDGLEETLRRWFIDSDEACYSPQQVGPLSSPAWPEEFPPQSAQPR
- a CDS encoding YciI family protein, with translation MRYACLVYFDPHKVFNQSAEAEAALRDSGAYNNELKASGHMVTDLALQLPDQAMTVQVRGGRMSATDGPFMETKEVLGGFIVIEARDLNEAVRIAAGIPLARLGSIEVRPVVDYSKPRPNL
- a CDS encoding GFA family protein; the encoded protein is MTTYTLFTPLTGGRKCGEIRFRMGIAPIIRARCHCHQCQKVSGSGFRTSAMIEVDHLTILETESQPFHGADQRRYSSNVPRHYHRGVHGGFASTFDGGHHAIRSS
- a CDS encoding glutathione S-transferase family protein gives rise to the protein MKLYGFAATRSLRALWALNELNAEFEFIPVNLLAGEQHRPEFLRLNPAGKVPVLVDGDMVLTESAAIVIYLAEKYPDKGLLPADRKQLAQAYRWVMFAMTELEQPLWRITRHTWLYPEDKRLPEEIPRASQEFVAMATILDKHMEGRQFIVGDTITVADCVTAYLMDWANEYHLIDQHPQLRAYLDRMYARPTAPLRIAAAFANLQTEKST
- a CDS encoding SDR family oxidoreductase; protein product: MSLKDKNVVVTGGSRGLGLGLVEALVAHGARVTIIARSADALESVRARLGVATICADVTDETAAHRILTEVSPDILVLNAGAKPRMGRLDQMSWADFTVPWEHDVKAGLYWLQAALKLPLKSGSRVMVISSGAAVDGSPMSGGYGGAKRMLWFMAKYANGISEQKDLGIRFQAIVPQQMVRGTGVGDTGAEAYAGAMDIKPEEFVARFGAPMPPREFGEKVVSVLDDPKYAEGFAFGLKGDTGITMLEGAVA